The following proteins are encoded in a genomic region of Microcoleus sp. FACHB-831:
- the nadC gene encoding carboxylating nicotinate-nucleotide diphosphorylase: MLHSWLLEDIGRGDRTTQSLITGEVGVVQASWTAKDVGAIAGLPIAAQVFQLLSARVNFFCYVQEGEHCERGQLIARVEGPLDALLTGERVALNLAMRLSGIATLTRKYVEQIADLPTRLVDTRKTTPGLRLLEKYATQVGGAVNHRMGLDDAVMIKDNHIEAAGGIEKAIALIRSRIPYPLTIEVETESLEQVAEALQHGADIIMLDNMPLDMMSKAVQMIRHSNDRIKIEASGNITIETIRAVAETGVDYISSSAPITGSKWLDLSMNIDMSRMENKGTPS, from the coding sequence ATGCTGCACAGCTGGCTGCTAGAGGATATAGGTCGTGGCGATCGCACAACTCAAAGTTTAATCACGGGCGAAGTAGGTGTTGTCCAGGCTTCTTGGACGGCCAAGGATGTTGGTGCGATCGCTGGGTTGCCTATCGCCGCACAGGTCTTCCAGTTATTAAGCGCTCGCGTCAACTTCTTTTGCTATGTCCAAGAGGGCGAACACTGCGAGCGAGGACAGCTAATTGCTCGTGTTGAAGGACCACTCGATGCGCTCCTGACGGGCGAACGAGTTGCTTTAAACCTAGCTATGCGCCTAAGCGGTATCGCTACCCTTACCCGTAAGTATGTTGAGCAAATTGCTGATTTGCCGACTCGACTGGTAGATACTCGAAAAACCACACCAGGGTTGAGATTGCTAGAGAAGTACGCAACTCAGGTGGGAGGCGCTGTCAATCATCGTATGGGGCTAGATGATGCGGTAATGATTAAGGATAATCACATTGAAGCTGCTGGTGGAATAGAAAAGGCGATCGCCCTCATCCGTTCCCGCATTCCCTATCCCCTGACTATTGAAGTGGAAACCGAAAGCTTAGAACAAGTCGCAGAAGCTCTACAACACGGAGCCGATATCATAATGCTGGATAATATGCCGCTTGATATGATGAGCAAGGCAGTGCAAATGATTCGCCACAGCAATGACCGCATCAAAATTGAGGCATCCGGTAACATCACAATCGAAACCATCCGCGCCGTCGCTGAAACAGGTGTAGACTACATTTCCAGCAGCGCCCCCATCACTGGCTCTAAGTGGCTGGATTTGAGTATGAACATAGACATGAGTAGGATGGAGAATAAAGGCACACCCAGCTAG